One window of the Amycolatopsis mediterranei genome contains the following:
- a CDS encoding YbaB/EbfC family nucleoid-associated protein yields MKDQMDTLLENFERQTAQLRDAQTAAAETTAQVASPDGLVRATIDAGGSLAKLEFAPNTFERTTPAQLANTVQSLVRQGSMQVKQKIADLMAPITEGLPDLADLVEGAPSLAGLVPPIPEFVPEEAPAPRPESFEEGGSILRNEQPPIPAPKPAPKRVRPPRDEDEEPPSSWMTRGD; encoded by the coding sequence ATGAAGGACCAGATGGACACCCTCCTGGAGAACTTCGAGCGGCAGACGGCGCAGCTGCGTGACGCCCAGACCGCGGCCGCCGAAACCACCGCCCAGGTCGCTTCCCCCGATGGGCTGGTCCGCGCCACCATCGACGCCGGCGGCAGTCTCGCGAAACTCGAATTCGCCCCGAACACCTTCGAGCGCACGACGCCCGCGCAGCTCGCGAACACCGTCCAGTCGCTGGTGCGTCAGGGATCGATGCAGGTCAAGCAGAAGATCGCGGACCTGATGGCGCCGATCACCGAGGGCCTGCCCGACCTCGCCGACCTGGTCGAGGGCGCGCCGTCGCTGGCCGGGCTGGTGCCGCCGATCCCGGAGTTCGTCCCGGAAGAAGCGCCGGCCCCGCGACCGGAGTCGTTCGAAGAGGGCGGGTCGATCCTGCGCAACGAACAGCCGCCGATCCCCGCGCCCAAGCCGGCCCCCAAGCGCGTCCGGCCGCCGCGTGACGAGGACGAAGAGCCACCGTCGTCCTGGATGACGAGGGGCGACTGA
- a CDS encoding WXG100 family type VII secretion target, translated as MPDGGSGFTAEPDAVLRASNGLVTAADALDNAAKALQSALAAQGECWGGDDSGKEFAKDYVPGAQGAVEGFTNLVQGLRGMQQNVAKSMKALSGADEDVTSQLGKGQ; from the coding sequence ATGCCGGATGGGGGTTCCGGGTTCACCGCGGAGCCGGACGCGGTCCTGCGCGCGTCGAACGGCCTGGTGACGGCGGCCGACGCGCTCGACAACGCGGCGAAGGCACTGCAGTCCGCCCTCGCGGCGCAGGGTGAGTGCTGGGGCGGCGACGACTCCGGCAAGGAGTTCGCCAAGGACTACGTGCCGGGCGCGCAGGGCGCCGTCGAAGGCTTCACCAACCTCGTGCAGGGGTTGCGGGGGATGCAGCAGAACGTCGCCAAGTCGATGAAGGCCCTTTCGGGCGCCGACGAAGACGTGACGTCCCAGCTCGGCAAGGGGCAATGA
- a CDS encoding glycohydrolase toxin TNT-related protein (This protein contains a domain related to Tuberculosis Necrotizing Toxin, which is the C-terminal effector domain of outer membrane channel protein CpnT, and which has a lethal NAD+-glycohydrolase activity.) produces the protein MREHRADTAAPAVADFRQVGKHIESAGHNTATPDELTDLFTELRAGMYAEGRGTWLQARFTLNPDGSFDFDFALDDDPVWTDPPEPAAYPEELAAFPRADEHIPDWWRLRAQLPLGVVFRHADVGGPDVERPPLTDTEAPLVLQYLEREAVVHEDGDERFHTDGTWIWSDAVPLLLAKHGVPPEPDLVAHIRRHHFQPPYVEPLVRRTAEADLLGKPRPKPGRADVKKTAGDVFAELETTPDPQLGDEELLIVLVQRLGEHGVWPEAYRVGERVDGAWCLNYTADGWEVAAHAGGKPREPKYFTRLEDAAQQLLGALLLHPARMTAGHETPRETAKELDDWPVHPAPGEPPLTLLRNKRITRLVAGTVVLRFGEEPGNLVHHGEVRFATTSLPLERERERRSYRLRRPLHVITGITVPWANLPGGAVAFVLPKTIAEHESDGSLERIE, from the coding sequence GTGCGTGAGCACCGGGCCGACACCGCCGCGCCGGCCGTCGCCGACTTCCGGCAGGTCGGGAAGCACATCGAGAGCGCGGGCCACAACACCGCGACGCCGGACGAGCTGACCGACCTCTTCACCGAGCTGCGGGCCGGCATGTACGCCGAGGGCCGCGGCACCTGGCTGCAGGCGCGGTTCACGCTGAACCCCGACGGCAGCTTCGACTTCGACTTCGCGCTCGACGACGATCCGGTGTGGACCGACCCGCCCGAGCCGGCCGCCTACCCCGAGGAGCTCGCCGCGTTCCCGCGGGCCGACGAGCACATCCCGGACTGGTGGCGGCTGCGCGCGCAGCTCCCGCTGGGCGTCGTGTTCCGGCACGCCGACGTCGGCGGCCCGGACGTCGAGCGGCCGCCGCTGACCGACACCGAGGCGCCGCTCGTGCTGCAGTACCTCGAGCGGGAAGCCGTCGTGCACGAGGACGGCGACGAGCGCTTCCACACCGACGGCACGTGGATTTGGTCCGACGCGGTGCCGCTCCTGCTCGCGAAGCACGGCGTGCCGCCGGAGCCGGACCTGGTCGCGCACATCCGCCGGCACCACTTCCAGCCGCCGTACGTCGAGCCGCTGGTCCGGCGGACCGCCGAGGCGGACCTGCTGGGCAAGCCGCGGCCGAAGCCGGGCCGCGCCGACGTGAAGAAGACCGCCGGCGACGTCTTCGCCGAGCTGGAGACCACACCCGATCCGCAGCTCGGCGACGAAGAGCTGCTGATCGTGCTGGTGCAGCGGCTCGGCGAACACGGCGTGTGGCCCGAGGCGTACCGGGTCGGCGAGCGCGTGGACGGGGCCTGGTGCCTCAACTACACCGCCGACGGCTGGGAAGTCGCGGCCCACGCCGGCGGGAAGCCTCGCGAACCGAAGTACTTCACCCGGCTCGAGGACGCCGCGCAGCAGCTGCTGGGCGCGTTGCTGCTGCACCCCGCGCGGATGACCGCCGGGCACGAAACCCCGCGGGAGACCGCGAAAGAGCTCGACGACTGGCCGGTGCACCCGGCGCCGGGTGAGCCTCCCCTCACCCTGCTCCGCAACAAGCGCATCACCAGGCTGGTGGCGGGTACGGTCGTCCTGCGCTTCGGCGAGGAACCCGGCAACCTCGTCCACCACGGGGAGGTACGGTTCGCCACGACGTCGCTGCCGCTCGAACGGGAGCGGGAACGGCGGAGCTACCGGCTGAGACGCCCGCTGCACGTGATCACCGGCATCACGGTTCCGTGGGCGAACCTGCCGGGTGGTGCGGTGGCCTTCGTGCTGCCGAAGACGATCGCCGAGCACGAGTCCGACGGAAGCCTGGAGAGGATCGAGTAG
- a CDS encoding ADP-ribosylglycohydrolase family protein translates to MEAAEAIAKVGQWLRAVHGPDVSGPAGLRVDTEKVLRIPEGWSVPYNTIAFLDEGRPEKEIFPPPSVVVREPDGELRQAHPHPGGLSVPVAFPGQENWREVVDPEYVKAGLGELGVPLQAVAGWVKVDAEGNQTGEERENPEYKAGPIRRGYPKPDNTLETLLSFGSVGWLTRELLLIGLIRCEVFVPLDLETGKTDRFYFAEERNELKVFSSTRQLPSREHGWWKVDVATLAEFEHPPNLVINGGPTTIEDVSSGELAEIVKRFPRHEPRIDVHGRCPEAEEDLIRVATETAARMGLPDPVKPPLLAAEKARRRGFELTAEECAKTVLGESWLKRLNMPEPPRSKPNDLRANGLAPAYDNAGRTVPRLDTFGKYFERDLDGFRYGWQRVTGAYVGFALGEALGTAVDRMMLHDIHAKFGIEGVTELIPAFDQPGRIGSLTQRLLFYTEAVIRSPHREQPESREAEKLFPDVVRGALQRWLRTQGAPMDALDGWLVQVPDLHARRDIDDAELNAYHQLATGAAGAVPLTGPAALIPALPAALTMAGPGSGFSGGARQAVRELAGVTHPDEPDLAAATYLTWLFEPALTKDAFSFPVWNTSREVLNPDNQFQQGPEWTAIKDMVAESVPFFGEHGLPDLRIPELIGDGKTTLSVLGRAFAALSGFENYPEQALLRAVNHSGRSALTGAIAGALLGARTGIPGLPQKWVDQLELRYLVENVASDAYWHFDRHSALSALGDAWIERYPRH, encoded by the coding sequence GTGGAAGCGGCGGAAGCGATTGCCAAGGTCGGCCAGTGGCTGCGCGCGGTGCACGGTCCGGACGTCTCCGGTCCCGCCGGGCTCCGGGTGGACACCGAGAAGGTGCTGCGCATCCCCGAGGGCTGGTCGGTGCCCTACAACACCATCGCGTTCCTCGACGAGGGCCGGCCGGAGAAGGAGATCTTCCCGCCGCCGTCGGTCGTCGTCCGCGAGCCGGACGGCGAGCTGCGCCAGGCGCACCCGCACCCCGGCGGGCTGTCGGTCCCGGTGGCGTTCCCGGGCCAGGAGAACTGGCGCGAGGTCGTCGACCCCGAGTACGTCAAGGCCGGGCTCGGCGAGCTGGGCGTGCCGCTGCAGGCCGTCGCCGGCTGGGTGAAGGTCGACGCCGAGGGCAACCAGACCGGCGAAGAGCGGGAAAACCCCGAGTACAAGGCCGGCCCGATCCGCCGCGGCTACCCGAAGCCGGACAACACCCTGGAGACGCTGCTGTCGTTCGGCAGCGTCGGCTGGCTGACCCGGGAGCTGCTGCTCATCGGGCTGATCCGGTGCGAGGTGTTCGTCCCGCTCGACCTGGAGACCGGCAAGACCGACCGGTTCTACTTCGCCGAGGAGCGCAACGAGCTCAAGGTGTTCAGCTCGACCCGGCAGCTGCCCTCGCGCGAGCACGGCTGGTGGAAGGTCGACGTCGCGACGCTCGCCGAGTTCGAGCACCCGCCGAACCTGGTGATCAACGGCGGTCCGACGACCATCGAGGACGTCTCCAGCGGCGAGCTCGCGGAGATCGTCAAGCGGTTCCCGCGGCACGAGCCCCGCATCGACGTCCACGGCCGCTGCCCGGAGGCGGAAGAGGACCTGATCCGGGTCGCCACCGAGACCGCGGCCCGGATGGGCCTGCCGGATCCGGTGAAGCCGCCGCTCCTGGCGGCCGAGAAGGCCCGGCGACGCGGCTTCGAGCTGACGGCCGAGGAGTGCGCGAAGACCGTGCTCGGCGAGTCCTGGCTGAAGCGGCTGAACATGCCGGAGCCGCCGCGCAGCAAGCCCAACGACCTGCGCGCGAACGGCCTGGCCCCGGCGTACGACAACGCCGGCCGCACGGTGCCGCGACTCGACACGTTCGGCAAGTACTTCGAGCGGGACCTCGACGGCTTCCGCTACGGCTGGCAGCGCGTCACGGGCGCGTACGTCGGCTTCGCGCTCGGTGAGGCCCTCGGCACGGCCGTCGACCGGATGATGCTGCACGACATCCACGCGAAGTTCGGCATCGAAGGCGTCACCGAGCTGATCCCGGCGTTCGACCAGCCCGGCCGGATCGGTTCGCTGACGCAGCGGCTGCTCTTCTACACCGAGGCCGTGATCCGCAGCCCGCACCGCGAACAGCCGGAATCCCGCGAGGCCGAGAAGCTGTTCCCCGACGTCGTCCGCGGGGCGCTGCAGCGCTGGCTGCGGACCCAGGGCGCGCCGATGGACGCCCTGGACGGCTGGCTCGTGCAGGTCCCGGACCTGCACGCCCGGCGTGACATCGACGACGCCGAGCTCAACGCCTACCACCAGCTCGCGACCGGGGCCGCCGGCGCGGTGCCGTTGACCGGCCCGGCCGCGCTGATCCCCGCCCTGCCCGCCGCGCTGACCATGGCCGGACCCGGCAGCGGGTTCAGCGGCGGGGCGCGGCAAGCGGTGCGCGAACTGGCCGGCGTCACCCACCCCGACGAGCCCGACCTGGCCGCCGCGACCTACCTGACCTGGCTGTTCGAGCCCGCGCTGACCAAGGACGCGTTCAGCTTCCCGGTCTGGAACACCAGCCGCGAGGTGCTCAACCCGGACAACCAGTTCCAGCAGGGCCCGGAGTGGACGGCGATCAAGGACATGGTCGCCGAGTCGGTGCCGTTCTTCGGCGAGCACGGGCTGCCCGACCTGCGGATTCCCGAGCTGATCGGCGACGGCAAGACGACGCTGTCGGTGCTCGGACGCGCCTTCGCCGCGTTGTCGGGCTTCGAGAACTACCCGGAGCAGGCGCTGCTGCGCGCCGTCAACCACTCCGGTCGCAGCGCGCTCACCGGGGCGATCGCCGGGGCGCTGCTCGGCGCGCGCACCGGCATCCCCGGACTGCCGCAGAAGTGGGTCGACCAGCTGGAACTGCGCTATCTGGTCGAGAACGTCGCTTCGGACGCCTACTGGCACTTCGACCGGCACTCGGCGCTGAGCGCGCTCGGCGACGCCTGGATCGAGCGGTACCCGCGGCATTAG